Proteins encoded within one genomic window of Sphaerotilus montanus:
- the cysS gene encoding cysteine--tRNA ligase: MTLRIHNSLTRSLEDFQSIDPGHVRMYVCGMTIYDFCHIGHARMMMAFDVVQRWLRASGWQVTYVRNITDIDDKIIRRAVERGITIRQLTDEMTAAMHADIGALGIERPTHEPRATEYVPQMLSMIGLLQEKGLAYQAGNGDVNYAVRRFPGYGKLSGKSLDDLRAGERVAVADGKDDPLDFVLWKSAKPEEPADAKYPSAYGPGRPGWHIECSAMSCALLGETFDIHGGGLDLQFPHHENEIAQSEGATGKPFVRTWMHNGFLNVDNEKMSKSLGNFFTIRDVLKSYDGETLRFFMLRVHYRSPFNFSDAGLDDARSALRRLYTALDAVAPDTAPAEIDWTHPAAARFKAAMDDDFNTPIAVSVLFDLAGEVNRSRSAETAALLWRLGGVLGVLQQPPRQFLQAGVGTAAVDETHIQAQIAARAAAKAARNFAEADRIRAELAAQGIVLKDSAQGTTWVQA; encoded by the coding sequence ATGACCCTGCGTATCCACAACAGCCTCACGCGTTCGCTCGAAGACTTCCAGTCCATCGACCCCGGCCACGTGCGCATGTACGTGTGCGGTATGACCATCTATGACTTCTGCCACATCGGCCATGCCCGCATGATGATGGCGTTCGATGTCGTGCAGCGCTGGCTGCGCGCGAGCGGCTGGCAGGTCACCTATGTGCGCAACATCACGGACATCGACGACAAGATCATCCGCCGCGCGGTCGAGCGCGGCATCACCATCCGCCAGCTCACCGACGAGATGACGGCCGCCATGCACGCCGACATCGGTGCGCTGGGCATCGAGCGCCCGACCCACGAGCCGCGCGCCACCGAGTACGTGCCGCAGATGCTGTCGATGATCGGTCTGCTGCAGGAGAAGGGCCTGGCCTACCAGGCCGGCAATGGCGACGTGAACTACGCGGTGCGCCGCTTCCCCGGCTACGGCAAGCTCTCTGGCAAGTCGCTCGACGACCTGCGCGCGGGCGAGCGCGTTGCCGTGGCCGATGGCAAGGACGATCCGCTCGACTTCGTGCTCTGGAAATCCGCCAAGCCTGAAGAGCCGGCGGACGCCAAGTACCCCTCGGCCTACGGTCCAGGCCGTCCCGGCTGGCACATCGAGTGCTCGGCGATGAGCTGCGCGCTGCTCGGCGAGACCTTCGACATCCACGGCGGCGGGCTGGATCTGCAGTTCCCGCACCACGAGAACGAGATCGCCCAGAGCGAAGGCGCCACCGGCAAGCCCTTCGTGCGGACATGGATGCACAACGGCTTCCTGAACGTCGACAACGAGAAGATGTCCAAGTCGCTGGGCAACTTCTTCACCATCCGCGACGTGCTGAAGTCCTACGACGGCGAGACGCTGCGCTTCTTCATGCTGCGCGTGCATTACCGCAGCCCGTTCAACTTCAGCGACGCCGGTCTCGACGACGCCCGCAGCGCGCTGCGCCGGCTCTACACCGCGCTGGACGCCGTGGCCCCCGACACGGCCCCGGCCGAGATCGACTGGACCCACCCCGCCGCCGCCCGGTTCAAGGCCGCGATGGACGACGACTTCAACACGCCGATCGCCGTGTCGGTGCTGTTCGATCTGGCCGGCGAGGTCAACCGCAGCCGCTCGGCCGAGACCGCCGCGCTGCTGTGGCGCCTGGGCGGTGTGCTGGGGGTGCTGCAGCAGCCGCCACGGCAGTTCCTGCAGGCCGGTGTCGGCACGGCCGCGGTTGACGAGACCCACATCCAGGCGCAGATCGCGGCCCGCGCCGCAGCCAAGGCGGCGCGCAATTTCGCCGAGGCGGACCGCATCCGTGCCGAACTGGCCGCGCAGGGCATCGTCCTCAAGGACAGTGCCCAGGGCACGACGTGGGTCCAGGCCTGA
- a CDS encoding L,D-transpeptidase family protein, producing the protein MMKFQVHRTRWLLAALLTAGLMPSAGAGEPAAPTPDALREQAMAMVAQQQDAQALPLFEERVQRQPGQPQALIDLGVALARLGRLTEARQRFDEALRTSSPHALAHDNLVQLQLNMARHAYAAALQSGETPPSADTGLQWSPAPTPAPAPAPAVLPPVASVPASAAPAWIAAPKADASAWLRPLLASLALLALGATAWALNRRPPVETPVDPPAATTSPPVTQAVPEHERAVPEERLIQVYRLIGQGHLARALEAAESLVRDQPRFTLAQLVYGDLLLAHSGVLRGFGRGTTQVPGGQERQIAPLQLEARQRLGAWQQPPPPGTVPRELLLLPTSVRQVVVVDGLRSRLFVLEHRAGQLVPTASLYAAIGRLGVGKQDEGDLRTPLGVYDITGKLDSRQVGDFYGAGALPLSYPNEHDRRLRRTGANIWLHGTRAERHADAPFSSNGCIVLSNPDMERLLRDLVPRRTPVVIAEHLEWVSPKVLAERRSAAIALVESWRMARMQPDPERLLALYDRAFDNGVQGLAEWRRQLAKDAAEHGAKERQLTDLMVLDAQRGGDALFITFREVLRGSVHGPLRRQYWARERGQWKIFSEGVLE; encoded by the coding sequence ATGATGAAATTCCAGGTGCACCGCACCCGCTGGCTGCTGGCGGCCTTGCTGACCGCAGGCCTGATGCCATCGGCCGGGGCCGGCGAGCCTGCAGCGCCAACCCCTGATGCCCTGCGCGAGCAGGCGATGGCGATGGTCGCGCAGCAGCAGGATGCACAGGCGCTGCCCCTCTTCGAGGAGCGCGTGCAGCGCCAGCCCGGCCAGCCGCAGGCATTGATCGACCTGGGGGTGGCCCTGGCCCGGCTGGGACGCCTGACCGAGGCACGCCAGCGCTTCGACGAGGCCCTGCGCACCAGCAGCCCCCATGCGCTGGCACACGACAACCTGGTGCAACTCCAACTCAACATGGCACGCCACGCCTATGCCGCCGCACTCCAGTCCGGCGAGACACCACCAAGCGCAGACACCGGCCTCCAGTGGAGCCCCGCACCAACACCAGCACCTGCTCCAGCACCGGCTGTGCTCCCGCCCGTGGCGTCCGTGCCGGCCTCCGCCGCACCCGCATGGATCGCTGCGCCGAAAGCCGATGCCTCGGCCTGGCTGCGACCGCTGCTGGCCTCGCTGGCCCTGCTGGCCCTGGGTGCCACCGCCTGGGCGCTGAACAGACGTCCGCCGGTCGAGACACCGGTCGATCCGCCCGCGGCCACGACGTCACCCCCCGTCACGCAGGCCGTTCCGGAGCACGAGCGGGCTGTTCCGGAAGAACGCCTGATCCAGGTCTACCGGCTCATCGGGCAAGGACACCTGGCGCGCGCGCTGGAAGCGGCCGAATCGCTGGTGCGGGACCAGCCGCGCTTCACGCTGGCGCAACTCGTCTACGGCGACCTGCTGCTGGCCCACAGCGGCGTGCTGCGCGGCTTCGGACGCGGCACCACGCAGGTCCCCGGCGGTCAGGAGCGCCAGATCGCCCCGCTGCAGCTGGAAGCGCGCCAGCGCCTCGGCGCCTGGCAACAGCCACCGCCGCCCGGCACCGTGCCCCGCGAACTGCTGCTGCTGCCGACCTCGGTGCGTCAGGTGGTGGTGGTCGACGGGCTGCGCTCGCGGCTGTTCGTGCTGGAGCACCGTGCCGGGCAGCTCGTGCCGACCGCCAGCCTCTACGCCGCCATCGGCCGCCTCGGCGTGGGCAAGCAGGACGAGGGCGACCTGCGCACGCCGCTGGGTGTCTACGACATCACCGGCAAGCTCGACAGCCGGCAGGTCGGCGACTTCTACGGTGCGGGCGCCCTGCCGCTGAGCTATCCGAACGAACACGACCGGCGCCTGCGCCGCACCGGCGCCAACATCTGGCTGCACGGCACCCGCGCCGAGCGGCACGCCGACGCGCCCTTCTCCAGCAACGGCTGCATCGTGCTGTCCAACCCCGACATGGAACGGCTGCTGCGCGACCTCGTGCCACGCCGCACGCCGGTCGTCATCGCCGAGCACCTGGAATGGGTCAGCCCCAAGGTGCTGGCTGAGCGCCGCTCCGCGGCCATCGCGCTGGTCGAGTCCTGGCGGATGGCCCGCATGCAGCCGGATCCGGAGCGGCTGCTGGCGCTGTATGACCGCGCCTTCGACAACGGCGTGCAAGGCCTGGCGGAATGGCGCAGGCAACTCGCGAAAGACGCCGCCGAACACGGCGCGAAGGAGCGCCAGCTGACCGACCTGATGGTGCTCGACGCCCAGCGTGGTGGCGACGCCCTGTTCATCACCTTCCGCGAAGTGCTGCGGGGCAGCGTCCACGGACCGCTGCGCCGCCAGTACTGGGCCCGGGAGCGTGGACAATGGAAGATCTTTTCAGAAGGAGTGTTGGAATGA
- a CDS encoding peptidylprolyl isomerase, translating to MSSSQLVRAAAALALGLALSGGASAEKVRLVTSMGDIVVDLDAAKAPKSVANFIEYVKAGHYDGTVFHRVISNFMVQGGGMDPAMKEKPVRAPIPLESRNGLSNTRGTLAMARTMVPDSATSQFFINVKDNPFLDQPNSQDGNGYAVFGRVIEGMEVVDKIRGVPTGNAGRHQNVPVEPVLIKKASLEK from the coding sequence ATGAGTTCATCTCAGCTCGTGCGCGCTGCGGCGGCCCTGGCCCTCGGTCTGGCCCTCAGCGGGGGCGCCAGCGCCGAGAAGGTGCGGCTGGTCACCTCGATGGGCGACATCGTCGTCGACCTGGATGCCGCCAAGGCCCCGAAGTCGGTGGCCAACTTCATCGAGTACGTCAAGGCCGGCCACTACGACGGCACCGTGTTCCACCGCGTGATCAGCAACTTCATGGTCCAGGGCGGCGGCATGGACCCGGCGATGAAGGAAAAGCCGGTGCGCGCCCCAATTCCGCTGGAAAGCCGCAATGGCCTGAGCAACACCCGCGGCACGCTGGCGATGGCCCGCACGATGGTGCCGGATTCGGCCACCTCGCAGTTCTTCATCAACGTGAAGGACAATCCCTTCCTCGACCAGCCCAACTCGCAGGACGGCAACGGCTATGCGGTGTTCGGGCGCGTGATCGAAGGCATGGAGGTCGTGGACAAGATCCGCGGCGTGCCGACCGGCAACGCCGGACGTCACCAGAACGTGCCCGTCGAGCCGGTCCTCATCAAGAAAGCCTCTCTGGAGAAATAA
- a CDS encoding peptidylprolyl isomerase: protein MAAPQVDLQTTLGTIRIELDAEKAPLSAANFLSYVKSGHYDGTVFHRVIKGFMVQGGGMEAGLKQKPTQAEIKNEANNGLKNEKYTLAMARTNAPHSATSQFFINVAKNDFLNFTAENASGWGYAVFGRVVDGTAVVDQIEKVRTGKRGFHDDVPVEDVVITRAVVVE from the coding sequence ATGGCAGCCCCCCAAGTCGATCTGCAGACCACCCTCGGCACCATCCGCATCGAGCTCGATGCCGAGAAGGCGCCCCTGTCGGCCGCCAACTTCCTCAGCTACGTCAAGAGCGGCCACTACGACGGCACCGTCTTCCACCGCGTCATCAAGGGCTTCATGGTCCAGGGTGGCGGCATGGAAGCCGGCCTGAAGCAGAAGCCCACGCAAGCCGAGATCAAGAACGAGGCCAACAACGGCCTGAAGAACGAGAAGTACACGCTGGCCATGGCGCGCACCAACGCGCCGCACTCGGCCACGTCGCAGTTCTTCATCAACGTCGCGAAGAACGACTTCCTGAACTTCACCGCCGAGAACGCCTCCGGCTGGGGCTACGCCGTGTTCGGCCGCGTGGTCGATGGCACCGCCGTGGTCGACCAGATCGAGAAGGTCCGCACCGGCAAGCGTGGTTTCCACGACGACGTGCCGGTCGAGGACGTGGTCATCACCCGCGCCGTGGTCGTGGAGTGA
- a CDS encoding UDP-2,3-diacylglucosamine diphosphatase — translation MPVRVLRAAPQWRCVECISDLHLSPATPRTAAALADYLHHTDADAVLVLGDLFEVWVGDDVLDDAGSFEARVLRQFADCARHRTVAMLVGNRDFLLGPRAAAMAGWQVLDEVCVLEAFGRRTVLVHGDAQCLADVDYQRFRLQARDPAWQQQFLAQPLDRRRAFARGLRDSSEHRKRTLGMAAYPDLDPGAMHALLHQHQATTLVHGHTHRPGDEVLGDGLVRHVLTDWDLDHDPAAPRAEVLRLSAEGVQRRPLPC, via the coding sequence GTGCCGGTCCGTGTGCTCCGGGCTGCGCCGCAGTGGCGCTGCGTGGAGTGCATCTCCGACCTGCACCTCAGCCCGGCCACGCCGCGCACCGCCGCGGCGCTGGCCGACTACCTGCACCACACCGACGCCGACGCCGTCTTGGTGCTCGGCGACCTGTTCGAGGTCTGGGTCGGTGACGATGTGCTGGACGACGCGGGCAGCTTCGAGGCCCGCGTGCTGCGCCAGTTCGCCGACTGCGCCCGCCACCGCACGGTGGCGATGCTGGTCGGCAACCGCGATTTCCTGCTCGGCCCGCGCGCTGCCGCGATGGCCGGCTGGCAGGTGCTGGACGAGGTCTGCGTGCTGGAGGCCTTCGGGCGCCGCACCGTGCTGGTCCACGGTGACGCGCAGTGCCTCGCCGACGTGGACTACCAGCGCTTTCGCCTCCAGGCCCGTGATCCGGCCTGGCAACAGCAATTCCTTGCCCAGCCACTGGACCGCCGCCGTGCGTTCGCCCGCGGCCTGCGCGACAGCAGCGAACACCGCAAGCGCACGCTGGGCATGGCCGCCTATCCTGATCTGGACCCCGGCGCCATGCACGCCCTGCTGCACCAGCACCAGGCAACAACGCTGGTCCACGGCCACACCCACCGCCCTGGCGACGAAGTGCTGGGCGACGGGCTGGTCCGGCATGTGCTGACCGACTGGGATCTGGACCACGATCCTGCTGCGCCGCGCGCAGAGGTCCTGCGCCTCTCCGCAGAGGGTGTGCAGCGCCGGCCGCTGCCATGCTGA
- a CDS encoding M90 family metallopeptidase → MLKRWFDAWHARRTQRVLNTRAIPDDLWLETLHAYPFLKRRPLPDLLHLRELATLFLSEKEFSTAGDLELTDAMAVAVAAQACVPVLHLPGGLSLYDGFVGIVLHPQEVVVQRQWSDEAGVVHSGDEVLAGEAMEGGPVMLSWQDVQMAGAPDRTEDGYNVVIHEFVHVLDMRNGGVDGVPTLPDRTMLTQWQDVMARALAQHTAEVDAALPTWLDPYAAQGPEEFFPVTAEAFFVAPEGLQAEFPEVYALLRAYFGQDPVRFQR, encoded by the coding sequence ATGCTGAAACGCTGGTTCGACGCTTGGCACGCACGTCGCACGCAGCGGGTGCTGAACACCCGGGCGATTCCCGATGATCTGTGGCTGGAGACCTTGCATGCCTATCCCTTCCTGAAACGGCGCCCGCTTCCGGACCTGCTGCACCTGCGCGAACTGGCGACCTTGTTCCTGAGCGAGAAGGAGTTCAGCACCGCCGGGGATCTGGAACTCACCGACGCGATGGCCGTCGCCGTGGCGGCACAGGCCTGCGTGCCGGTGCTGCACCTGCCGGGCGGGCTGTCGCTGTACGACGGTTTCGTCGGCATCGTGCTGCACCCGCAGGAAGTCGTCGTGCAGCGCCAATGGAGCGACGAGGCTGGCGTGGTGCACAGCGGCGACGAAGTGCTGGCCGGCGAGGCGATGGAGGGTGGCCCGGTCATGCTGTCATGGCAGGACGTGCAGATGGCCGGCGCGCCGGACCGGACCGAGGATGGCTACAACGTCGTCATCCACGAGTTCGTCCACGTGCTGGACATGCGCAACGGCGGGGTTGATGGCGTACCCACCCTGCCGGACCGGACGATGCTGACGCAGTGGCAGGACGTGATGGCCCGTGCGCTGGCCCAGCACACCGCCGAGGTGGACGCCGCGTTGCCGACGTGGCTGGACCCCTACGCCGCGCAGGGCCCGGAGGAATTCTTTCCCGTCACGGCCGAGGCCTTCTTCGTGGCGCCGGAAGGGCTGCAGGCCGAATTCCCGGAGGTCTACGCGCTGCTGCGGGCCTACTTCGGACAGGATCCGGTCCGCTTCCAGCGCTGA
- the clpA gene encoding ATP-dependent Clp protease ATP-binding subunit ClpA has translation MIAQELEVSLHMAFVEARQQRHEFITVEHLLLALLDNPSASEVLRACAANLEDLRKSLTQFIKENTPTVGGSDEVDTQPTLGFQRVIQRAIMHVQSTGNGKKEVTGANVLVAIFGEKDSHAVYYLHQQGVTRLDVVNFIAHGIRKSDPPEPTKAPGESGPSASDGEKDEGDGGKGSPLEQYTQNLNQAARDGRIDPLIGREHEVERVIQILCRRRKNNPLLVGEAGVGKTAIAEGLAWRITQGEVPDVLAESTVYSLDMGALLAGTKYRGDFEQRLKGVLKQLKEHPHAVLFIDEIHTLIGAGAASGGTLDASNLLKPALSSGQIKCIGATTFTEYRGIFEKDAALSRRFQKVDVAEPTVEQTVEILKGLKSRFEEHHGVKYDVGALQAAAELSAKYINDRHLPDKAIDVIDEVGAAQRILPKNKQKKRITRSEVEDIVAKIARIPPASVTSDDRSKLKTLDRDLKSVVFGQDAAIDALAGAIKMARSGLGKPDKPIGAFLFSGPTGVGKTEVAKQMAYILGIDLLRFDMSEYMERHAVSRLIGAPPGYVGFDQGGLLTEAVTKKPHCVLLLDEIEKAHPDVFNVLLQVMDHGTLTDNNGRKADFRNVIIIMTTNAGAETMQKATIGFTNARETGDEMGDLKRMFTPEFRNRLDSIVSFRALDEDIILRVVDKFLLQLEGQLNEKKVEVTFTDALRKHLGKKGFDPLMGARPMQRLIQDTIRRALADELLFGSLTDGGRLTVDVNEAGEVQLDIEPRNKSDKPKAEPATA, from the coding sequence ATGATTGCGCAAGAGTTGGAAGTCAGTCTGCACATGGCGTTTGTCGAGGCGCGCCAGCAGCGGCACGAGTTCATCACGGTCGAGCACCTGCTGCTGGCCCTGCTGGACAACCCTTCGGCGTCCGAAGTCCTGCGCGCCTGTGCAGCCAACCTCGAAGATCTGCGCAAGAGCCTGACGCAGTTCATCAAGGAGAACACGCCCACGGTGGGCGGCTCCGACGAGGTGGACACGCAGCCCACGCTCGGGTTCCAGCGCGTGATCCAGCGGGCGATCATGCATGTGCAGTCCACCGGCAACGGCAAGAAGGAAGTCACCGGCGCCAACGTGCTGGTGGCGATCTTCGGCGAGAAGGACTCGCACGCGGTCTACTACCTGCACCAGCAGGGCGTGACCCGTCTGGACGTGGTGAACTTCATCGCGCACGGCATCCGCAAGTCCGATCCGCCCGAGCCGACCAAGGCGCCGGGCGAGTCCGGCCCTTCGGCATCCGACGGTGAAAAGGACGAGGGCGACGGGGGCAAGGGCTCGCCGCTGGAGCAGTACACCCAGAACCTGAACCAGGCGGCCCGTGACGGCCGCATCGATCCGCTGATCGGCCGCGAGCACGAGGTCGAGCGCGTCATCCAGATCCTGTGCCGCCGGCGCAAGAACAACCCGCTGCTGGTCGGCGAGGCCGGCGTGGGCAAGACGGCGATCGCCGAAGGTCTGGCCTGGCGCATCACGCAAGGCGAAGTGCCGGACGTGCTGGCCGAATCGACCGTCTACTCGCTCGACATGGGCGCGCTGCTGGCCGGCACCAAGTACCGTGGCGACTTCGAGCAGCGCCTGAAGGGCGTGCTCAAGCAGCTCAAGGAACACCCGCACGCGGTGCTGTTCATCGACGAGATCCACACGCTGATCGGTGCCGGCGCAGCGTCGGGCGGCACGCTGGACGCCAGCAACCTGCTCAAGCCGGCGCTGAGTTCCGGCCAGATCAAGTGCATCGGTGCCACGACGTTCACCGAGTACCGCGGCATCTTCGAGAAGGATGCTGCGCTGTCCCGCCGCTTCCAGAAGGTGGACGTGGCCGAGCCGACCGTCGAGCAGACGGTGGAGATCCTCAAGGGCCTGAAGTCGCGCTTCGAGGAGCACCATGGCGTCAAGTACGACGTGGGCGCGCTGCAGGCCGCGGCCGAGCTGTCCGCCAAGTACATCAACGACCGCCACCTGCCCGACAAGGCGATCGACGTGATCGACGAGGTCGGTGCGGCGCAGCGCATCCTGCCCAAGAACAAGCAGAAGAAGCGCATCACCCGCAGCGAGGTCGAGGACATCGTCGCCAAGATCGCGCGCATCCCGCCCGCCAGCGTCACCAGCGACGACCGCAGCAAGCTCAAGACGCTCGACCGTGACCTGAAGAGCGTCGTGTTCGGCCAGGATGCCGCGATCGACGCGCTGGCCGGCGCGATCAAGATGGCGCGCTCGGGTCTGGGCAAGCCGGACAAGCCGATCGGTGCCTTCCTGTTCAGCGGCCCGACCGGTGTCGGCAAGACCGAGGTGGCCAAGCAGATGGCCTACATCCTCGGCATCGACCTGCTGCGCTTCGACATGTCCGAGTACATGGAGCGCCACGCTGTCAGCCGCCTGATCGGTGCGCCTCCGGGCTATGTCGGCTTCGACCAGGGTGGTCTGCTCACCGAGGCCGTCACGAAGAAGCCGCACTGCGTGCTGCTGCTGGATGAAATCGAGAAGGCCCACCCGGACGTCTTCAACGTGCTGCTGCAGGTCATGGACCACGGCACGCTGACCGACAACAACGGCCGCAAGGCCGACTTCCGCAACGTCATCATCATCATGACGACGAATGCGGGCGCCGAGACCATGCAGAAGGCCACCATCGGCTTCACCAACGCCCGCGAGACCGGCGACGAGATGGGCGACCTGAAGCGCATGTTCACGCCGGAGTTCCGCAACCGGCTGGACTCGATCGTCAGCTTCCGGGCGCTGGACGAGGACATCATCCTGCGCGTGGTCGACAAGTTCCTGCTCCAGCTCGAAGGCCAGCTCAACGAGAAGAAGGTCGAGGTCACCTTCACCGACGCGCTGCGCAAGCACCTGGGCAAGAAGGGCTTCGATCCGCTGATGGGTGCGCGCCCGATGCAGCGCCTGATCCAGGACACGATCCGCCGTGCGCTGGCCGACGAGCTGCTGTTCGGCAGCCTGACGGACGGTGGTCGTCTGACGGTCGATGTGAACGAAGCCGGCGAAGTGCAGCTCGACATCGAGCCGCGCAACAAGAGCGACAAACCGAAGGCGGAGCCGGCAACGGCGTGA
- the clpS gene encoding ATP-dependent Clp protease adapter ClpS, producing the protein MASNTPEIPKSPNPPADGQGAAVEERQQQRVEPPRAYQVVMLNDDYTPMEFVVMVLQEHFHHGIDAATLIMLKIHHEGRAVCGVYTRDVAATKVELVLAAARRAAHPLQCIMEVA; encoded by the coding sequence ATGGCCAGCAATACGCCGGAAATACCGAAATCCCCCAACCCGCCTGCCGACGGGCAGGGTGCCGCCGTCGAAGAGCGGCAGCAACAGCGGGTTGAACCACCACGTGCCTATCAAGTCGTGATGCTCAACGACGATTACACACCGATGGAGTTCGTGGTCATGGTGCTGCAAGAGCACTTCCATCACGGCATCGACGCCGCCACCTTGATCATGCTGAAGATCCATCATGAGGGCAGGGCGGTCTGCGGGGTGTATACCCGGGATGTCGCAGCGACAAAGGTCGAACTGGTTCTGGCAGCGGCACGACGAGCGGCACACCCGCTCCAGTGCATTATGGAGGTCGCATGA
- a CDS encoding cold-shock protein gives MAIGMVKWFNDVKGFGFIEPDGGGEDVFAHFSAIQMEGFRTLKQGSQVSYELVDGPKGKLAQNICAVQPTPPRTAPLAQADSADA, from the coding sequence ATGGCTATTGGCATGGTGAAATGGTTCAATGATGTGAAAGGTTTCGGCTTCATCGAACCGGACGGGGGTGGAGAGGATGTGTTCGCGCATTTCTCGGCCATCCAGATGGAGGGATTCCGCACGCTCAAGCAAGGCTCGCAGGTGAGCTACGAACTGGTCGACGGCCCCAAGGGCAAGCTCGCACAGAACATCTGCGCCGTGCAGCCCACGCCACCACGGACGGCACCCCTGGCTCAAGCCGACAGCGCCGACGCCTGA
- a CDS encoding dienelactone hydrolase family protein codes for MAMTPLAVEIGARHLPGDLALVTDAVGIVLFAHGSGSSRHSPRNRFVAECLQRRGLATLLFDLLDPREAVDRSRVFDIDLLAGRVADAVAWTRCRGDVGHLDIGLFGASTGAAAALRVAAAQPEAVAAVVSRGGRPDLAGDALAQIRSPTLLIVGSEDTLLIEPHREALRRLRGEKRLEVVAGASHLFEEPGALEAVARLAGDWFAGHLGVGPRAQR; via the coding sequence ATGGCCATGACGCCGCTTGCAGTGGAGATCGGTGCCCGGCATCTGCCCGGGGATCTGGCGCTGGTGACCGATGCGGTGGGCATCGTGCTGTTTGCCCATGGCAGCGGCAGCAGCCGCCACAGTCCGCGCAACCGGTTCGTCGCGGAGTGCCTGCAGCGCCGCGGGCTGGCCACGCTCCTGTTCGATCTGCTGGACCCACGCGAGGCGGTCGATCGATCCCGGGTGTTCGACATCGACCTGCTGGCCGGGCGGGTCGCCGATGCGGTGGCCTGGACACGCTGCCGTGGGGATGTGGGGCATCTGGACATCGGACTGTTCGGTGCGAGCACAGGCGCTGCGGCCGCGCTGCGTGTGGCTGCTGCGCAACCGGAGGCGGTGGCTGCGGTGGTCTCGCGGGGTGGCCGCCCCGACCTGGCGGGCGACGCGCTTGCGCAGATCAGGTCGCCGACGCTGCTGATCGTCGGCAGCGAGGACACGCTCCTGATCGAGCCGCACCGCGAAGCACTGCGGCGACTGCGTGGCGAAAAGCGTCTGGAGGTCGTGGCGGGAGCGTCCCACCTGTTCGAGGAGCCGGGTGCGCTGGAGGCGGTGGCCCGTCTGGCCGGTGACTGGTTTGCCGGGCATCTGGGCGTCGGTCCCCGGGCGCAGCGGTAG